A stretch of the Saccharolobus caldissimus genome encodes the following:
- a CDS encoding 4a-hydroxytetrahydrobiopterin dehydratase, which translates to MRSISSKELEELKSNGWLISEDGKKIRKEYKFKNFKGSIEFLKEIQPPADGLNHHPDVCIYYNRVIVELTTHDVGGLTDLDYQLALKIDDIYKMLRSS; encoded by the coding sequence ATGAGGTCAATTTCTTCTAAGGAATTAGAAGAGCTCAAAAGTAATGGTTGGCTCATCTCCGAGGATGGGAAGAAAATTAGAAAGGAATACAAATTTAAGAATTTCAAGGGTTCTATAGAGTTTTTAAAGGAGATTCAGCCACCTGCTGATGGATTAAATCATCACCCTGATGTCTGCATATATTACAATAGGGTTATAGTAGAACTTACCACGCATGATGTAGGTGGTTTAACAGATTTAGACTATCAATTAGCGTTAAAGATAGATGATATATACAAAATGTTAAGATCATCCTAA
- a CDS encoding NADP-dependent isocitrate dehydrogenase yields MQKIPDDGEVIKFEGGKWLVPKKPIILYIEGDGIGPEIVQSAMKVINKAVEKAYGSDREIKWVEVLAGEKAERITGNRFPKESEELIQKYRVILKGPLETPIGKGWKSINVAIRLMLDLYANIRPVKYIPGIESPIKNADKVDMIIFRENTDDLYRGIEYPYDSEQAKKIREFLRKDLGVEIEDDTGIGIKVISKFKTQRIARMAIKYAIEHNRKKVTIMHKGNVMKYTEGAFREWAYEIAVKEFREYVVTEEEVAKNYNGVPPSGKIIINDRIADNMFQQIIIRPEEYDVILAPNVNGDYISDAAGALVGNIGMLGGANIGDTGGMFEAIHGTAPKYAGKNVANPTGIIRGGELMLRFMGWDKAADLIDAAIMESIKQKKVTQDIARFMGVRALTTSEYTEELISIIDTLS; encoded by the coding sequence ATGCAAAAGATACCAGACGATGGAGAAGTAATTAAATTTGAAGGGGGTAAATGGCTAGTTCCCAAAAAGCCTATAATATTATATATAGAAGGAGATGGGATAGGTCCGGAAATAGTACAATCTGCAATGAAGGTTATAAATAAGGCAGTAGAGAAAGCCTATGGTTCAGATAGGGAAATTAAGTGGGTTGAGGTTCTAGCAGGAGAGAAGGCGGAAAGAATTACTGGAAATAGGTTTCCTAAGGAATCTGAAGAATTAATACAAAAATATAGGGTAATACTTAAAGGTCCTTTAGAGACTCCAATAGGAAAAGGTTGGAAATCCATAAACGTTGCAATTAGATTAATGCTAGACTTATACGCAAATATAAGACCAGTAAAGTACATTCCAGGAATTGAGAGTCCAATTAAAAACGCCGATAAAGTAGACATGATAATATTTAGGGAAAATACAGATGATTTATACAGAGGAATAGAGTATCCTTATGATAGCGAACAAGCCAAAAAAATAAGGGAATTCTTAAGAAAAGACCTAGGTGTAGAAATTGAGGACGATACTGGAATAGGAATTAAGGTAATTAGTAAATTTAAAACGCAAAGAATAGCAAGAATGGCTATAAAATATGCTATAGAACATAATAGGAAAAAAGTTACAATTATGCATAAGGGAAACGTAATGAAATACACCGAAGGAGCATTTAGAGAATGGGCATATGAAATTGCTGTAAAGGAGTTTAGAGAGTATGTAGTAACAGAAGAAGAGGTGGCTAAAAACTATAATGGGGTTCCACCAAGCGGTAAAATAATAATAAATGATAGAATTGCTGATAACATGTTTCAACAAATTATAATAAGACCAGAAGAATATGATGTAATATTAGCCCCTAATGTCAATGGAGATTATATATCAGATGCCGCTGGCGCATTAGTAGGTAATATAGGAATGTTAGGTGGAGCTAATATAGGAGATACAGGAGGAATGTTTGAAGCAATACACGGAACTGCACCGAAATATGCAGGTAAAAACGTAGCTAATCCCACTGGTATCATTAGAGGGGGCGAGTTAATGTTAAGATTCATGGGATGGGATAAGGCTGCAGATCTAATAGATGCTGCAATTATGGAGTCAATAAAGCAGAAAAAGGTAACTCAGGATATAGCTAGATTTATGGGAGTAAGAGCACTTACTACTAGCGAGTATACTGAAGAGTTAATAAGTATAATTGATACGTTATCTTAA
- a CDS encoding S53 family peptidase yields MVWNTLFMLFLILSSIVIPITIYNSHLEPVSTLPSDTYLTVSIVIPPKNLTLLQQYVQEHKILNFTQVEKLFIPKHEISRIVTYLRQMNISAVNYLNVIVASGTAAQLEKALKGKFYIYRFLNHEFYEFSGSSTFPNTIIIGTNITSLFLSKPITLYNITQAVAYSVVQPNQLRVAYNVSWLYEHNITGKGTTIGILDFYGDPYIQQQLESFDSMLNITNPPFLKIVPIGAYNPNDGISTGWAMEISLDVEYAHVIAPDAGIVLYVANPNVPLPAIIAYIDQQDEVNVLSQSFGIPELYVDLGLIPLSYINSLIYEYWLGEVEGITFVAAAGDAGGNGYNYFLMPQGSLIFPASIPYVLAVGGSSLYISGNTTIQTAWSGESIIGATTGGYSTIFPAPWYQGISGYRLVPDVVADANPYTGVYILYYYNQTYLVGGTSLATPIVAGIIDLMTQQYGKLGFINPYIYELKNSKAITPINFGYNTPYYVNSTTLNPVTGLGSINAGYLYELLPKVLGNPKISVAVDNITYLDGQTVKVVVNISKVSPSSVTGFVYNGSSVVQQFSLHYNGTSWIGEFTAKGSGVEEVIVKAGNLTGGTYITVGYQVQFVFPPIALFPEPESIPIILQLMYPNGSIIYNNIPANLTAQIYKFNPVTNKFSFVSNVALKRGEIINLSAFGIQIESGYLTGVYQLSSNVSGIYIIKIPGAFGFDEFVAGIYVVDAVFPPISAEPLVVAPGENVTILAETLALGAPNVTIGFYNSSGDEVYSIPINSIVYANTLLYIAQIKMPYLKPGYYTVVAHAIYNGSNFTAEGLGVTQIYVSPYVLNVKVKLFPNDILYENQNLTIIANITYPNGTEVKYGSFSAIIIPSYMSNNFDNLELQYSVSLTFVNSSWIGKLQIPSGETANSFGYSTYGISGYWYVYVEGVSSDGLPVNFPSTLNVNSLSINPLIPSQKFIVLPYVYVKEFNGTLAFNEYIEEAVIVDHNATFINSIIGKLIVKNGTVKLINSKVVSEKLINSRLIIINSSINSYNNVSYISSQIVSNEIKNNSLGFNLVVLSIGIILDIITAIIVAIILLRRKFK; encoded by the coding sequence ATGGTTTGGAATACTCTTTTTATGTTATTCCTTATATTAAGTAGTATAGTAATACCTATTACTATATATAATTCACATTTGGAGCCCGTTTCTACACTTCCTTCTGATACTTATTTAACAGTCTCTATAGTAATACCCCCTAAAAATCTGACGTTATTACAACAATATGTGCAAGAACATAAAATCTTAAATTTCACACAAGTCGAGAAATTATTTATTCCAAAGCATGAAATATCTAGAATTGTAACATATTTAAGGCAAATGAATATCTCGGCAGTCAATTATTTAAATGTAATAGTAGCAAGCGGAACTGCAGCGCAATTAGAGAAAGCGTTAAAGGGTAAATTCTACATTTATAGATTTCTTAACCATGAGTTCTACGAGTTTTCTGGCTCTTCGACTTTCCCTAATACTATTATTATAGGGACTAATATTACATCTTTGTTTTTAAGTAAACCTATTACATTATATAACATAACTCAAGCAGTAGCTTATTCTGTAGTCCAGCCTAATCAATTAAGAGTAGCCTATAACGTTTCGTGGTTATATGAGCATAATATAACTGGGAAAGGAACTACGATTGGTATACTAGATTTTTATGGAGACCCATATATTCAGCAGCAATTAGAGTCTTTTGATTCCATGTTAAATATAACTAATCCACCATTTTTGAAAATAGTGCCTATTGGGGCATATAATCCTAATGACGGAATTTCTACAGGTTGGGCAATGGAAATTTCTCTGGATGTAGAGTACGCACATGTAATTGCGCCAGATGCTGGGATAGTATTATATGTAGCTAATCCTAATGTTCCTCTTCCTGCGATAATTGCATATATTGACCAACAAGATGAGGTCAATGTATTATCACAAAGTTTTGGTATTCCAGAATTATATGTTGATTTAGGTTTAATTCCTTTGTCGTATATAAACTCTTTGATATATGAATATTGGTTAGGTGAAGTTGAGGGTATAACGTTTGTAGCAGCAGCTGGTGATGCAGGAGGTAATGGTTACAATTATTTCTTAATGCCTCAAGGGTCACTAATCTTTCCAGCTTCAATTCCTTATGTTCTTGCAGTTGGAGGATCCTCATTATATATCTCTGGCAATACTACCATTCAGACTGCCTGGAGCGGAGAAAGTATAATAGGTGCAACTACGGGTGGATATAGTACAATATTTCCAGCTCCATGGTATCAAGGAATTTCTGGATATAGACTAGTTCCAGATGTAGTTGCAGATGCAAATCCATACACTGGTGTTTATATTTTATACTATTATAATCAAACATATTTAGTAGGAGGTACTTCATTAGCTACTCCTATAGTAGCTGGGATAATTGATTTAATGACACAACAGTACGGTAAATTAGGATTTATTAATCCTTATATCTATGAGCTAAAGAACAGTAAGGCTATAACTCCAATAAACTTTGGCTATAACACACCCTATTATGTTAATTCCACAACTCTTAATCCAGTAACTGGACTAGGATCAATTAACGCTGGATATCTATACGAACTATTACCTAAAGTTTTAGGAAATCCAAAAATATCTGTAGCCGTAGATAATATAACATATTTAGACGGACAAACTGTAAAAGTTGTGGTAAATATAAGTAAAGTATCTCCGTCTTCTGTTACCGGCTTCGTATATAATGGAAGTTCAGTTGTTCAACAGTTTTCCTTACACTATAACGGGACTAGTTGGATAGGAGAATTTACTGCAAAGGGAAGTGGTGTTGAAGAGGTTATTGTTAAGGCAGGTAATTTAACTGGAGGTACTTATATTACTGTAGGTTATCAAGTACAATTTGTATTTCCACCCATAGCATTATTCCCAGAGCCAGAATCAATACCAATAATACTACAGTTAATGTATCCTAATGGTTCTATAATATATAATAATATACCTGCTAATCTTACTGCACAGATATATAAATTCAATCCCGTTACCAATAAATTTTCTTTTGTTTCAAATGTAGCATTAAAGAGGGGAGAGATAATTAATCTTTCAGCGTTTGGAATTCAGATAGAGTCTGGTTATCTTACTGGTGTATACCAGTTATCCTCTAATGTAAGCGGAATATATATAATAAAAATACCTGGAGCATTCGGATTTGATGAGTTTGTAGCTGGAATATATGTAGTTGATGCAGTATTTCCACCAATTTCTGCAGAGCCTCTAGTAGTGGCTCCAGGTGAAAACGTTACTATATTAGCAGAAACTTTAGCTTTAGGTGCTCCTAATGTTACAATAGGATTTTATAATAGTTCTGGAGACGAAGTATACTCAATTCCGATAAATAGTATAGTCTACGCAAATACGTTACTTTATATAGCTCAGATAAAAATGCCATATTTGAAACCTGGATATTATACTGTTGTAGCTCATGCTATTTATAATGGTTCTAATTTTACTGCTGAAGGTTTAGGTGTTACACAAATTTATGTGTCTCCATATGTATTAAATGTTAAAGTTAAGTTATTCCCAAATGATATATTATATGAAAATCAGAATTTAACTATTATAGCAAATATAACCTATCCTAACGGTACTGAGGTAAAATACGGGTCTTTTTCAGCTATTATAATACCATCTTATATGTCTAATAACTTTGATAACTTAGAATTACAATATAGTGTGTCTTTAACATTTGTTAATAGCAGTTGGATAGGCAAATTGCAGATTCCTAGTGGCGAAACTGCTAATTCTTTTGGATATTCTACTTATGGTATTTCTGGGTATTGGTATGTTTACGTTGAGGGGGTGTCAAGTGATGGTTTACCAGTCAATTTCCCATCAACGTTGAATGTAAATTCCTTGTCAATTAATCCACTAATACCATCACAGAAGTTTATAGTGCTTCCATATGTTTACGTGAAAGAGTTTAATGGTACATTAGCGTTTAATGAATATATAGAAGAAGCTGTAATAGTTGATCACAATGCAACATTTATAAATAGCATCATAGGCAAATTAATAGTTAAGAATGGAACAGTCAAGTTAATTAATTCTAAAGTTGTAAGTGAAAAGTTAATCAACTCCAGGCTAATAATTATAAATAGTAGCATTAACAGTTACAATAACGTTAGTTACATATCTAGCCAAATAGTCAGTAATGAAATTAAAAACAATAGTCTAGGATTCAATCTAGTGGTTTTAAGTATAGGTATAATCTTAGATATTATTACCGCAATTATAGTTGCAATTATTCTATTAAGAAGAAAATTTAAATAA
- a CDS encoding Cdc6/Cdc18 family protein: MVVIRETLKGGKGEVIKNPKVFIDPLSVFKDIPFREDILRDTAIAIRYFVKNEVKFSNLFLGLTGTGKTFVSKYVFNEIEEVKNEDEEYKNVKQAYVNCREVGGTPQAVLSSLAGRLTGISVPKHGVNLGEYIEKIKNSTRNNKAIIYLDEVDTLVKRRGGDIVLYQLLRSDANISVIMISNDINIRDYMEPRVLSSLGPSVIFKPYDAEQLKYILSKYAEYGLIRGTYDDEILAYIAAISAKEHGDARKAVNLLFRAAQLASGEGVIRKEHVDKAIVEYEQERLIEAVKALPFHYKLALRSLIESEDVMSAHKIYTDLCNKFRQKPLSYRRFSDIISELDMFGIVKIRIVNRGRAGGVKKYALVEDKEKVLKALNETFDGDIEIGEIDDLGES; encoded by the coding sequence ATTGTCGTGATAAGAGAGACTTTAAAGGGCGGTAAAGGTGAGGTTATAAAGAATCCTAAGGTTTTCATAGATCCATTATCAGTATTTAAGGATATTCCTTTTAGAGAAGATATCTTAAGAGATACTGCGATAGCAATAAGATATTTTGTAAAGAATGAAGTAAAATTTTCAAATTTATTCTTAGGACTTACGGGTACTGGCAAGACGTTCGTTAGTAAGTATGTTTTTAATGAGATAGAGGAAGTGAAAAATGAAGATGAGGAATATAAAAACGTTAAACAAGCTTATGTTAATTGTAGAGAAGTAGGCGGTACTCCTCAAGCTGTTTTATCATCATTGGCAGGCAGACTAACTGGAATTTCTGTTCCTAAGCATGGTGTTAATCTTGGGGAATATATTGAAAAGATTAAAAATAGTACGAGAAATAATAAGGCAATAATTTATTTGGATGAAGTAGATACGTTAGTTAAAAGAAGAGGTGGGGATATCGTTCTTTATCAATTATTAAGGTCAGACGCTAATATCTCTGTTATAATGATTAGTAATGATATAAATATTCGTGACTACATGGAACCTAGAGTGCTCTCATCACTAGGACCTTCAGTTATTTTTAAACCTTATGATGCTGAGCAGTTAAAGTATATTCTTTCAAAATATGCAGAATACGGTCTAATAAGGGGAACATACGATGATGAAATTCTAGCTTATATTGCCGCTATTTCAGCTAAGGAACACGGGGATGCTAGAAAGGCAGTTAATCTATTATTTAGAGCGGCTCAATTAGCTTCTGGAGAAGGTGTAATAAGGAAGGAACATGTGGATAAAGCTATAGTTGAGTATGAGCAAGAAAGGCTTATTGAAGCTGTTAAAGCACTTCCATTTCATTATAAATTGGCACTAAGAAGCTTGATAGAATCTGAGGACGTAATGTCTGCACATAAGATTTATACTGATTTATGTAATAAATTTAGGCAAAAGCCTTTATCATATAGAAGGTTTTCTGATATAATATCTGAATTAGACATGTTTGGAATAGTTAAAATAAGGATAGTTAATAGAGGGAGAGCTGGAGGAGTGAAAAAATACGCATTAGTTGAAGATAAGGAAAAGGTTCTAAAAGCGCTTAACGAGACTTTTGACGGTGATATTGAAATAGGTGAAATAGATGATTTGGGAGAAAGTTAA
- the tsaA gene encoding tRNA (N6-threonylcarbamoyladenosine(37)-N6)-methyltransferase TrmO, with the protein MDVCFKYIGFIKRRDNSASREVPVEIHINKEYVDGLKGIENFSHIIVIYHLHLASFDGRLIREKKGVKVGVFATRSQFRPNPIGISVAELLEVKDNVLLAKGINAFDGTPVLDIKPYDKWDRADNVRVPYWHDVI; encoded by the coding sequence ATGGATGTTTGCTTTAAATATATAGGTTTTATAAAGAGAAGGGATAATTCAGCTTCTAGAGAAGTACCGGTAGAAATACACATAAATAAAGAATACGTTGATGGTTTAAAAGGTATAGAAAACTTCTCCCATATAATAGTAATCTATCATCTTCATTTAGCATCATTTGATGGAAGATTAATAAGAGAGAAAAAAGGAGTAAAAGTTGGAGTTTTTGCAACTAGGTCACAATTTAGACCTAACCCCATAGGAATTTCAGTAGCTGAGTTACTTGAAGTAAAGGATAACGTACTATTAGCTAAAGGTATAAATGCGTTTGATGGAACTCCAGTTTTAGATATTAAGCCCTATGATAAGTGGGATAGAGCAGATAATGTTAGGGTACCTTATTGGCATGATGTAATTTAA
- a CDS encoding HEPN domain-containing protein, with translation MSLKKSEVLYNEALKDIEEGNYNKAASAIYFSIRKELEDFVLKIQHNIPKRDDKLANVLKYLGFEEESELFMELYELRKKADYLDESVSKDEVLDAIKKYERILSAIKNLRSNS, from the coding sequence ATGAGTTTAAAAAAGTCAGAAGTGCTATACAATGAAGCTTTGAAGGATATTGAAGAAGGGAATTATAATAAAGCTGCTTCTGCGATATATTTTTCTATAAGAAAGGAGCTTGAAGATTTCGTGCTAAAAATTCAACATAATATACCCAAGAGAGATGATAAACTAGCTAATGTTTTGAAGTATCTGGGGTTTGAAGAAGAGTCAGAACTTTTCATGGAGTTATATGAACTTAGGAAAAAAGCCGATTATTTAGATGAGAGTGTAAGTAAAGATGAAGTACTAGATGCTATTAAAAAATACGAGAGGATTTTATCAGCTATTAAAAACTTAAGGAGTAATAGTTAA
- a CDS encoding ABC transporter permease, with amino-acid sequence MVVKVLKTKYILAFTIFYGYSSIKRGFVYVLTYLSIPLAELFLIYIITHGVFVRFAIVGGLISVIANNGFSSIGDFVFLRLESRLQDLLVATEIGPSDYILGLMIANLLYSSPGIILYIILALIYHILTLVNFFPLIIVMMLLLFTTSAIGFFLASLVPHTRYGWGLAGLLSSVLTIIPPVFYPYTFLPKSIYLVMLPIPTTSAAILMQGFSNLINVSRKTFIVSFLILFIESIVFFYLSVRFSRWREK; translated from the coding sequence ATGGTGGTGAAAGTCTTGAAGACTAAGTACATATTAGCGTTTACGATATTCTACGGGTATTCATCAATTAAGAGAGGATTTGTATACGTATTAACATATTTAAGTATACCTTTGGCTGAGTTATTTTTAATTTACATTATTACCCATGGGGTGTTCGTAAGATTTGCAATTGTGGGTGGTTTAATAAGTGTAATAGCAAATAATGGCTTTTCTTCTATAGGCGATTTTGTATTCTTAAGGCTTGAAAGTAGACTTCAAGATTTGTTAGTAGCTACTGAAATAGGACCTAGTGACTATATTTTAGGGCTTATGATAGCTAATTTATTATATTCCTCACCTGGTATCATATTATATATAATTTTAGCGCTAATATATCATATATTAACGTTAGTTAATTTTTTCCCATTAATAATAGTAATGATGCTTTTATTATTTACAACTTCTGCCATAGGATTTTTCTTAGCTAGTCTGGTTCCCCATACTAGATATGGATGGGGTCTTGCTGGTCTTTTATCGAGTGTATTAACTATAATACCCCCAGTGTTTTATCCCTATACTTTTCTCCCCAAATCAATTTATTTAGTTATGCTCCCTATACCTACAACATCCGCAGCTATACTTATGCAGGGATTCAGTAATTTAATCAATGTAAGTAGAAAAACGTTTATAGTATCTTTTCTTATTCTCTTTATAGAATCGATAGTTTTCTTTTATCTTTCAGTGAGATTCAGTAGATGGAGGGAAAAGTGA
- a CDS encoding mechanosensitive ion channel family protein: MLLVSAQTSVPQALSSIATSIIDAIPSIILFVIILLIGYIIGNIVAYSIKAFLGRIFREEHVRASVDIIAGTVKALIILIALSIALSFLQLGAASVYIQDIANYLPKLAGAIVLLTIGLTLVNILVDYMQRQIGAKTSDDLLAAIFNVLRFGLYAAIITVAAALAIFSVIPYVDPYVFYAVILGAVILYAAYALIDKVIVPFANSNPDLAYVANYGRLLLYIIVLLVAIAIIVEPFGNVTSIIYALSWGLAIAFAIALIPLVITLVKRFLSEIK; encoded by the coding sequence ATGTTACTAGTTTCAGCCCAAACCTCAGTTCCTCAAGCCTTATCTAGCATAGCAACTAGTATTATTGACGCAATACCTTCTATTATATTATTTGTAATTATTCTTTTAATAGGTTATATTATAGGTAATATAGTAGCATATTCTATAAAGGCTTTTTTAGGAAGGATATTCAGAGAGGAACATGTAAGAGCCAGTGTTGATATAATAGCAGGTACAGTAAAGGCTTTAATAATACTTATTGCACTATCTATTGCTTTATCTTTTCTTCAATTAGGTGCTGCATCTGTTTACATTCAAGACATTGCAAACTACTTACCGAAATTAGCTGGTGCTATAGTTCTATTAACAATAGGGTTAACTTTAGTTAATATCCTAGTAGATTATATGCAAAGACAAATAGGGGCTAAAACTTCAGATGATCTATTGGCTGCAATATTTAATGTCTTGAGATTTGGCCTATACGCTGCTATAATTACCGTGGCTGCTGCTTTAGCTATATTTAGTGTAATTCCTTATGTAGATCCTTACGTCTTTTATGCAGTAATATTGGGTGCCGTAATATTATATGCGGCTTATGCACTAATAGATAAAGTTATAGTACCATTTGCAAATTCCAATCCAGATTTAGCTTATGTCGCTAATTATGGTAGATTGTTGCTTTACATAATAGTTTTATTAGTCGCAATAGCAATAATTGTAGAACCCTTTGGAAATGTAACTTCAATAATATATGCACTATCATGGGGATTGGCAATAGCATTTGCGATAGCCCTTATACCCTTAGTTATCACTCTTGTTAAGAGGTTTTTATCGGAAATTAAATAA
- a CDS encoding NUDIX hydrolase, which translates to MNIQRIVELPLIDERESDAAVVVLIGKGEYILLIKRVSNPNDPWSGQIALPGGHRERDESTLQAAVRECEEEVGIRPDIKSSLGVFSPNNIKIRVRAYVALLDDLVEPKPNPHEVEKVFWVHESQLIRKDNAFYFNQYRVWGMTYRILSRLFEIAGVKV; encoded by the coding sequence GTGAATATACAAAGGATTGTGGAGTTACCTTTAATTGATGAAAGGGAAAGCGACGCTGCTGTTGTAGTTTTAATAGGCAAAGGTGAATATATTTTGTTAATAAAAAGGGTCTCTAATCCTAATGATCCTTGGTCTGGGCAGATAGCCTTACCTGGAGGGCATAGAGAAAGAGACGAAAGTACTCTTCAAGCAGCAGTAAGGGAGTGCGAAGAAGAGGTAGGAATAAGGCCAGATATAAAGTCCAGCCTGGGAGTATTTTCTCCAAATAACATAAAGATAAGAGTAAGAGCTTACGTAGCTCTTTTAGATGATTTAGTGGAACCGAAGCCTAATCCCCATGAGGTCGAAAAAGTCTTTTGGGTTCATGAAAGCCAATTAATTAGGAAAGACAATGCTTTTTATTTTAATCAATATAGGGTATGGGGAATGACATATAGGATACTCTCAAGATTATTTGAAATAGCCGGAGTCAAAGTTTAA
- a CDS encoding transposase, whose protein sequence is MMKTLSTEKDLLLKVDKVFPWETFRGKLESLYSKKPKWDVILLLKVLLIKFVYDISWNNLEGEIRDSKMFMKFLGGKVPPKSTVFFFYKRLQETVVDEGETMRTTLMDELNKALNKVIKEYREKGFELEVGREKTIGSKTTT, encoded by the coding sequence ATTATGAAGACACTTTCAACTGAGAAAGACCTTTTGCTCAAGGTTGATAAAGTCTTTCCATGGGAAACTTTTAGGGGTAAACTCGAATCACTTTACTCCAAGAAGCCCAAATGGGACGTTATATTACTCCTCAAAGTCCTATTAATCAAGTTCGTCTACGACATCTCTTGGAATAACTTAGAGGGAGAAATTAGGGATAGTAAAATGTTCATGAAATTCTTGGGTGGGAAAGTCCCACCAAAGAGCACAGTATTCTTCTTCTATAAGAGATTACAAGAAACAGTTGTCGATGAGGGGGAAACAATGCGGACAACCCTAATGGATGAGTTAAACAAGGCCTTAAACAAGGTGATCAAAGAGTATAGAGAAAAGGGCTTCGAACTTGAAGTAGGGAGAGAAAAAACGATAGGTTCGAAGACTACCACATAA
- a CDS encoding CBS domain-containing protein translates to MNVGELISRKPITLNENISIKQAAKVMKGENVGSIIIVDENNRPLGIVTERDIVRAVADGVPLDSSISTIMTKGLITITPDKDVTEALLIMYQNNIRHLVVVDNNGELLGVISIRDAARALNLLALDLSFW, encoded by the coding sequence ATGAATGTAGGGGAGTTAATAAGTAGAAAACCAATCACATTGAATGAAAACATTAGTATAAAACAAGCTGCAAAAGTGATGAAAGGAGAAAACGTTGGTTCCATAATAATAGTAGATGAAAATAATAGACCTCTAGGAATTGTTACTGAAAGAGATATTGTAAGAGCAGTAGCCGATGGAGTACCTTTAGATTCTTCAATTTCTACGATAATGACTAAAGGTCTTATAACTATTACACCAGATAAAGATGTCACTGAAGCATTACTTATAATGTATCAAAATAATATTAGACATTTAGTAGTAGTAGATAATAACGGTGAATTATTAGGAGTTATATCCATTAGAGATGCTGCAAGAGCGCTCAATTTACTTGCCTTAGATTTATCATTTTGGTAA
- a CDS encoding ABC transporter ATP-binding protein encodes MIEAINLTKIYKDGIKALDNLTFSSNARVVTLLGRNGAGKTTLTRILSTQLLPTSGLARVEGYDVVKDANKVRKMIASIPQEAKPVGIASPMEHLVMYLTARGFSFKDANEVSRKVLKEVGLWEVKDKPSDELSGGMKRKIFVAMALAANAEVVLLDEPTTGLDPYSRLEVWSILKSIKSKIVLTTHYMEEAQELSDEVILLNKGRLIAKGSIEELLSRFKDKVRVEGVGDIKIGRLRISYIDRDKATDFIGKYVIKPITLEDMFIIYGGESLED; translated from the coding sequence GTGATTGAGGCTATTAACCTTACTAAAATTTATAAGGATGGAATAAAAGCTTTAGATAACTTAACTTTTAGCAGTAATGCACGTGTAGTTACTCTCTTAGGTAGAAATGGAGCTGGGAAAACTACTTTAACTAGGATACTTTCTACTCAGCTTTTGCCTACTAGTGGTTTAGCGAGAGTAGAAGGTTACGATGTAGTTAAAGACGCTAATAAGGTGAGAAAGATGATAGCGTCAATACCTCAAGAGGCTAAACCTGTAGGTATAGCAAGCCCTATGGAACATTTAGTCATGTATCTGACTGCTAGGGGATTCTCTTTTAAGGATGCTAATGAGGTTTCCAGAAAAGTACTTAAGGAAGTAGGATTATGGGAGGTTAAAGATAAACCAAGTGATGAACTCTCTGGAGGGATGAAGAGAAAGATATTTGTTGCCATGGCTTTAGCTGCTAATGCTGAAGTGGTTTTATTAGATGAACCAACTACTGGATTAGATCCGTATTCTAGGTTAGAAGTATGGTCTATTCTCAAAAGTATTAAGAGTAAGATAGTTCTGACTACTCATTATATGGAGGAAGCTCAAGAACTTTCAGATGAGGTAATTCTTTTAAATAAAGGCAGGCTTATAGCAAAAGGAAGTATTGAGGAACTTCTATCTAGATTTAAGGATAAGGTTAGAGTTGAGGGAGTAGGTGACATTAAAATAGGAAGGTTAAGGATAAGTTATATTGATAGAGATAAGGCTACTGATTTTATTGGAAAATATGTAATTAAGCCCATTACTTTAGAAGACATGTTCATAATTTATGGTGGTGAAAGTCTTGAAGACTAA